In Tursiops truncatus isolate mTurTru1 chromosome 19, mTurTru1.mat.Y, whole genome shotgun sequence, a genomic segment contains:
- the GNG8 gene encoding guanine nucleotide-binding protein G(I)/G(S)/G(O) subunit gamma-8 isoform X2, translating to MSNNMAKIAEARKTVEQLKLEVNIDRMKVSQAAAELLAFCETHAKDDPLVTPVPAAENPFRDKRLFCVLL from the exons ATGTCCAACAACATGGCCAAGATAGCGGAGGCCCGGAAGACGGTGGAACAGCTGAAGCTGGAGGTGAACATCGACCGTATGAAG GTGTCACAGGCGGCGGCCGAACTCCTGGCCTTCTGCGAGACTCATGCCAAAGACGACCCGTTGGTGACGCCGGTACCCGCCGCAGAGAACCCCTTCCGCGACAAGCGCCTCTTCTGCGTCCTGCTCTGA
- the GNG8 gene encoding guanine nucleotide-binding protein G(I)/G(S)/G(O) subunit gamma-8 isoform X1 translates to MGVREKPRVSMSNNMAKIAEARKTVEQLKLEVNIDRMKVSQAAAELLAFCETHAKDDPLVTPVPAAENPFRDKRLFCVLL, encoded by the exons ATGGGTGTACGAGAGAAACCTCGTGTGT CCATGTCCAACAACATGGCCAAGATAGCGGAGGCCCGGAAGACGGTGGAACAGCTGAAGCTGGAGGTGAACATCGACCGTATGAAG GTGTCACAGGCGGCGGCCGAACTCCTGGCCTTCTGCGAGACTCATGCCAAAGACGACCCGTTGGTGACGCCGGTACCCGCCGCAGAGAACCCCTTCCGCGACAAGCGCCTCTTCTGCGTCCTGCTCTGA
- the DACT3 gene encoding dapper homolog 3, with amino-acid sequence MIRAFSFPVSPERGRLRGWLEGSLAGLCELHWLRERQEYRVQQALRLAQPGMGGAEAEDEEDADEDEDAAAARRAAAALEEQLEALPGLIWDLGQQLGDLSLESGGLEQESGRSSGFYEDPSSTGGPDSPPSTFCGDSGFSGSGSYGRLGPSEPRGIYASERPKSLGDASPSAHEAVGARAAVPRSFSAPYPTAAVPEACSSAERRARAGPFLTPSPLHAVALRSPRPCSRPPPDSPDAAGSGRPLDGYISALLRRRRRRGAGQPRTSPGGADGGPRRQNSVRQRPPDASPPPGGARSAPEPPVERAVGRPASPAPLGRGWASPWESEAAPEPAAPPAAPSPPDSPAEGRLVKAQYIPGAQAATRGLPGRAARRKAPPLTRGRSVEQSPPRERPRAAGRRGRMTEASGRRGSPRARKAARSQSETSLLGRAAAVPPGPPKYPTAEREEPRPPRPRRGPAPTLAAQAAGSCRRWRSTAEIDAADGRRGRPRGPAARGPGPGPSPSAPQRRLLYGCAGSDSECSAGRLGPLGRRGPTGGVGVGYGESESSASEGESPAFSSASSDSDGSGGLVWPQQLVAATAASGPGAGAGVGAPAGPAKVFVKIKASHALKKKILRFRSGSLKVMTTV; translated from the exons ATGATCCGGGCCTTCTCCTTCCCGGTGAGCCCCGAGAGGGGTCGGCTGCGGGGCTGGCTGGAGGGCAGCCTGGCCGGGCTCTGCGAGTTACACTGGCTCCGGGAGAGGCAGGAGTACCGCGTGCAGCAGGCGCTGCGGCTGGCCCAGCCCGGAATGGGGGGCGCCGAGGCCGAGGACGAGGAGGACGCCGACGAGGACGAAGATGCGGCGGCGGCGCGCCGGGCCGCAGCGGCCCTGGAAGAGCAGCTG GAAGCCTTGCCCGGGCTCATCTGGGACCTGGGCCAGCAGCTGGGAGACCTGAGCCTGGAGTCTGGGGGCCTGGAACAGGAGAGTGGGCGCAGCTCGG GCTTCTATGAAGACCCCAGCTCCACAGGAGGTCCGGACTCACCACCCTCGACCTTTTGTGGGGACAGTGGCTTCTCTGGATCTGGCTCCTATGGACGCCTGGGTCCCTCTGAACCCCGGGGCATCTATGCCAGCGAGAGGCCCAAGTCCCTAG GAGACGCCAGTCCCAGTGCACACGAGGCGGTGGGCGCCCGGGCAGCCGTGCCCCGGTCCTTCTCGGCGCCCTACCCGACGGCTGCGGTCCCGGAGGCCTGCTCCTCCGCGGAGCGACGAGCCCGCGCGGGGCCCTTCCTGACGCCCAGCCCCCTGCACGCCGTGGCGCTGCGCAGCCCGCGGCCGTGCAGCCGTCCTCCCCCGGACTCGCCAGACGCCGCGGGCTCCGGGCGGCCCCTGGACGGCTACATCTCGGCGCTCTTGCGCAGGCGCCGCCGCCGGGGGGCGGGCCAGCCCCGGACCAGTCCCGGGGGCGCGGACGGGGGCCCGCGGCGCCAGAACAGCGTGCGCCAGCGGCCGCCCGACGCGTCCCCGCCCCCCGGAGGCGCGCGGTCCGCGCCGGAGCCCCCGGTGGAGCGCGCGGTGGGCCGTCCCGCCAGCCCGGCCCCCTTGGGCCGCGGCTGGGCTTCGCCATGGGAGTCGGAGGCGGCCCCCGAGCCCGCCGCACCGCCCGCTGCCCCCTCGCCCCCCGACAGCCCGGCCGAGGGCCGCCTGGTGAAGGCACAGTACATCCCAGGCGCGCAGGCCGCCACCCGCGGCCTCCCCGGCCGCGCGGCGCGCCGCAAAGCGCCCCCACTAACCCGCGGCCGCAGCGTGGAGCAGTCCCCACCCCGGGAGCGTCCCCGGGCCGCGGGCCGCCGCGGACGCATGACCGAGGCTTCGGGCCGCCGGGGCTCGCCCAGGGCTCGCAAGGCCGCTCGCTCCCAGTCCGAGACCAGCCTTTTGGGCCGCGCCGCCGCGGTTCCTCCGGGCCCCCCCAAGTACCCTACAGCCGAAAGAGAAGAGCCTCGGCCGCCACGGCCCCGCCGTGGTCCAGCGCCCACTCTCGCGGCTCAGGCCGCGGGGTCCTGCCGCCGCTGGCGCTCCACGGCCGAGATCGACGCTGCCGATGGGCGCCGAGGCCGGCCCCGCGGTCCCGCCGCCCGAGGCCCGGGTCCTGGCCCATCCCCGTCAGCTCCTCAGCGCCGTTTGCTCTATGGCTGCGCGGGCAGCGACTCGGAGTGCTCGGCCGGGCGCCTGGGGCCCCTCGGACGCCGGGGCCCGACAGGCGGCGTCGGCGTCGGCTACGGGGAGAGTGAATCTAGCGCCAGCGAGGGAGAGTCGCCTGCCTTCAGCTCCGCATCCAGCGACTCCGATGGCAGCGGTGGCCTCGTGTGGCCGCAGCAGTTGGTGGCAGCCACCGCGGCCTCCGGGCCAGGGGCTGGTGCAGGTGTAGGGGCGCCCGCGGGCCCCGCCAAAGTCTTTGTGAAGATCAAGGCTTCCCACGCGCTCAAGAAGAAGATATTGCGTTTCCGTTCGGGTTCTCTCAAGGTCATGACTACAGTGTGA